The genomic segment ATCAACACAAATGTGACCAACTCCACCATAGAAATAATTTCCTACAGTAAATACTCCATTTGCCATACAGTCTTTTGCTTCTTGAGACATGTAAGAATCAGCAAGTGCACTTGTGGTCTTACCTTCCCAATATTTAAATGCTTCACTTAATTCTGCCGCTGTTTCCTTTGGAATTTGGAATGGATCTGCAATTCTTGTTCCCATTGTGTCAAATTCTTTAGCTACCCAATCATAAGAAAATTCTGGACAAATTTCAGTAGAACGTGGATTTTTAGTAATTGCACCAACTACTAATTCATCTTCGCGAATAGTAATAGGTAAATTGTTAAATATTTTTTCTACGGCTTTAGCACGTCTTAATATAGGAGATAGACCTTCTGTTTCCTTATATGATTCTGTTACAAGAACCGCTCTTTCTGATTCTACATACGGAATTGCATCCACAATCATTCTTTTTAATCTTTCAACCCTCTCAGTTGGTTTTGAAAACCCTTTAGATATCATTTATAATTCCCTCCTCAAAAAATCGTAAAAATTTATTTCGTGCAAGTTCATTATATATTAGAGGTATGAAATCGTTGTAATACAATTCAAACTAAAATATTGTAAAATTAAAACTATCTCAAAATTCATATAAATAACTAGCATGTAAATTTGACTTATATGATAAATCAAACGAAAGAGAAGGTGCTCTGTTACTCAGTTGCTAGAAAAAATAATTGTAGACATCTACCAGTAAAAGTTGCATTCATCCCCGCATGTTCCCGAGACAATCAAGTATGGAATAACTTTTACTAAAGAAATTCTTGTAATTATTTTTTCAATGCAACACTGCGTAAAAGGCACCTTCTCTTTCTAATGTGGCATATCTATCCTTCAAATCATAAACATTTTTGTAGCCACAAGGGTCATAATATGCAACCTAGCATTTATAACCTTTCAGCAAAATTCTCATAGTTCTGAGAAACAACAATATTTTTAATTTAGATAAGTTGTAACATAATTCTAAATTACATGCTTTTTATCTATAATTGAATTTTTACATTAAGAATATTTAAAAAATCTTTCAAGATAGCCGTATTTCCTGGCCAGGCTGGTGAAGTTATTAAGTTACCATCTACCACTGTTTCATCTGGATTTTTATCTATAAAGATTCCTCTAGCCATAACTACTTCTGGCTTAACAGCAGGATAGCCAGTTAACTTTCTTCCTTTAATTATATCAGCCGCTGTTAATATTTGAATTCCATGGCATATAGCAGCTACTGGTTTTTTTAATTCCATAAAGTATTTTACAATATCAATAACCCGTGTATTAAGTCTAAGGTATTCTGGTGCTCTTCCCCCTGTTATATATAATCCATCATATTCTTCTAATTTTAAATAATCAAAAGACATATTTAATAGAAAGTTATGTCCAAGCTTTTCAGTATAAGTTTGATGTCCTTCAAAATCATGTATTGAAGTCTTTATATATTCCCCGGCATTCTTTTCTGGACAAACTACATTAACTTTAAAACCTAACATTTCCAAGGCTTGATATGGTACCATGACTTCATAATCTTCAGTAAAATCGCCAGCTAACATCAAAATTTTTCTCATATTCGAATCTCTCCTTAAATAAAATTTGCACTTTTTAAACCTTTACATGTAATTTTAAGACCTCTTTCATAGCTACTTTTCCCAAGGCAGTATATCGTCATCTTCTTTTAAATAATCCAAAAGATTGGGTATTCCTTCTCCTGTATATGAACTTATATGAAATATTTTTTTACAACCGGCAAGACTGAGCCATGCTTCTGCTAAATCTGCTCTTGCATTCTTATTATCTATCTGAGTCACAATTCCAACTACTTCTCTAGTCGCTCCTGCTGCAATATTAGGACTATAAAGAGAATATTCTTCAAGTGAACTCATTAAAAGTCCAACTACATCGGCTTCATAGGAGTATAGTATTAACGCTCGTGCTAGTTTTTTATTTTCAGCATATTCGCCAGGAGTATCTATAATAACATCAAAATTATTTACATATTGGGTTTTATGATATGTAATCTCTTTTCCCTTTAAAGCTTGAGTTAAAGTAGTTTTACCACAGCCTGTCCTTCCAACTAATATAATCTTTCTCATAAAACCACCTATGCCTTTGTTAAATTACAAACATTAAATCCTAGTGTATTTTTTGCATAATTTAAGATAGAATCTAAAGCAATTACCACATCTGAAATTGTTCCTGTAATAATCAAAGTTCCGCTAAATCTATCAATAAAACCAATCTCTATTGCTGACGCTTTTATTGCTATATCTGCCGCTATTATAGAAGTTTCACTTGGGGTAACAGTCAGAATACCAATAGCTGCCCTGTTATAATCAATTTTAGGGTCTAATCCTAGCTTCTTATAAATAATAGAGTCTGGGCTCGCAATCACATGAGCCATTGTAATTTGTTTTCCTGGAACGGTTTCTTGAATTATTCTCATTAAATCAGTTTTATTTATCTGCAAATCATTTAACTTCATTCTTTTTCACCTCTCGAAAAAATTGTAATTTTAAATACATTTTTTTGATACCACTCTGTTTATAATCGTAGCATATTTCTAAGGACCATTAGTAATAATTTTGTAACTAAAAATAAGTAAATTTAAGTATAGTCTGAACTTTACTTATTATACAATTGTAAATTACCTGTAGCAAAATTAGTTAAATTATATAATATTATTGGAGTAATTTAACTTAAATACATTATATAAATAATATTTATAGGAGCGATTATATGATAAATGAAGATTTAATAAAAAAGTTATCGAGTGATCTAATTAGTTCTATAAAGACGCCTAAGCTAACACTAAAAATGGCAAAAGAAATTCTTGAAAAAGCAGAAAGAAAAGCTGAGTCAATAAATGTTCCAGTAGTTATAGCATTAGTTGATGATGGTGGAAATCTTATCGCCCAGCATAGAATGGATAATTCAATCTTAATAAGTATTAAAGTTTCATTTAATAAAGCATATACTGCACTTGCTTTAAAAATGTCTACTGAAAGACTTAATGATCTAGTACTTCCTGGCAAACCTCTTTATGGCCTAGAAAATACTGGACATGGCGAACTTTGTATTCTAGGTGGAGGAATACCAATAGTTAGTAACGGAAATATCATTGGTGCTATTGGTGTTAGTGGCGGAAGCATTGATGAAGATATTCAGATAGCTCAAGCAGCACTTAAATAATTTAATAGAATGTGGTATAATTTCTATATAGGGAAGGAGTGAGATTATATGGATAAGTTTGTAATTGCAATAACAAGAACTTGTGGAAGCGGTGGGACAACAATAGGAAAAATGTTATCTAAAGATTTGGGTATAAATATGTATGATCGTGAATTATTACGTTTGGCTTCAGATGACAGTGGTATAAATGAAGCTCTATTTGCTAATGCAGACGAAGGTGTAAAAAATAGTTTGCTATATAAGGTTTCAAAGAAAGTATATAACGGTGAATTAATCCCACCTGAAAGTAATGATTTTACTTCAAATGACAATTTGTTCAATTATCAGGCTAAGGTGTTACGTGAATTAGCCGATAAAGAATCTTATGTTGTGATAGGGCGTTGTGCTGATTATATCTTAAAGGATAAACCAAATATATTTAAAATTTTTATTCATGCATCAGAGGATTACTGTATTAAGCATGAAATGGATATCCTTGGCGCTTCTGAAAAAGAAGCAATTAAGGAAATTAAGAAATTAAATAAATATAGAAGTGACTACTACTATTACCATACTGGCAATAAGTGGGAGGACGTAAAAAACTATGATCTGTCTCTAGATACCAGTAAGCTCGGCTTCGAGAAATGCGTAAAATATATTAAGAAGTATGTAAAGTTACGTATGGAATTATAAATCTTCGGACGTCCTTAAAAACATCTTCAATATAAAATAAAAATTGCCAACTAAATAATAAGTCAAAGCACTATTATCATTATTTTTTAACAAATAACATGGAATATTAATAGTATAGTAATTAATTTATAAAAGCCCCATGGTGAATTTTCTTACACCATGAGGCTCTTCTTATCTATTATTACATAAGCGCGAATAATCCTACAAATGCTAAGGCAATAAAATACATTGGTACAGGAATATCTTTTGATTTACCTGTAAATAATTTTATTAACACATAAGAAACAAATCCAAATGCTAACCCATCTGTAATTGAATATGTTAAAAGAGTTAATATCAATGTTAAGAATACAGGCATTCCTTCAGTGAAATCTGAGAAATTAACCTTTGATATTGGTTCCATCATTACTGCACCTAAAACTATTAGAACAGGCGCTGTAGCAAAACCTGGTATAGCAGTTAAAATTGGTGAAAAGAACAATGACAAGAAGAATAATCCAGCTATTGTAAGACCAGCAAGTCCTGTTCTTCCGCCTTCAGCAATACCAGCTGCTGACTCAACAAATGCTACAGGTGTAGATGTTCCTAAACATGCACCTACTACAGATCCAATAGCATCAGCTGTTAAAACTTTATCTGCATTTTTAACATTACCTTTTTCGTCTAAGTATCCAGCTTTTGAAGCTAAACCAATTAGAGTTCCTATACTATCGAAAACATCTATAAATAACATAGAAAGAATTGCTGGTATTATACCAATTACCATTGCACTCTTAAAATCAAATTGCATAAATATTGGAGCAACTGATGGTGGCATAGATATTATTCCTGTAGGTACCTTAGCAACTCCAAAAATCATTCCTAATACATATACAGAAAACATTCCAATAATGAATGAACCTTTTACATTTTTATAATATAATATTGATATTATAATAACACCTAGACCAGCTAAAAGTACTGTTGGATCTTTTAAATTTCCTATTCCAACTAATGTAGCTTGATTAGCAACAATCATCTTAGCATCTTGAAGACCTATAAATGTTATAAAGAAACCAATCCCAATACTAATTGCATATTTTAATGTTGGCGGAACACTATCAATAATTACTTGTCTAATTTTAAATATGTTAAGCGCCATAAATATAAATCCTTCGATTAATGAAGCTGCCAAAGCTGTTTGCCAAGAGAACTTCATTCCCAAACAAATTGTGAATGTGAAAAGAGCATTTAACCCCATACCTGGTGCCATACCAAATGGATAATTAGCAATAAGTGCCATAATTACAGTACCAATAAAAGAAGCCAATGCAGTTGCAGTAAATACAGCTGATACATCCATACCTGATTGACTTAAGATACTAGGATTTACTACTAAGATATACGCCATAGTTAAAAAGGTTGTTAACCCCGCTAACATTTCTGTCTTAACAGTTGTTTTATTTTTTGATAAGTGAAATATTTTTTCTAACATACCGTTCTCCTCCGTTGTTTTTACCGATTTTTTTAATACATTGTCCAATATAGATTCCTCCTATTTTTGAGCTACACAAATTAACACTGCTACTCCAAAATAATACATCTGTTAGTAGGATGCACTAACATTGAAAAAAATATAAAAGATAATAACAAGAATTTAAAGATTTCTTGTAAAATATAAGCCCCTTTGTTTTTTTACAAAGGGGCTTATAAGTAACAAGTACCTATAAACACCCATAGTCAGACAATTTACGGTAGTCCGGTAGAAACGCTTGAACCTTATTTTCAAGCATATACGGGTAAAATTTCATTATTTATATATGACATACTAATAAATTACTTTTTGAATTTCCATACAATCATCGAATGTTAAAGCATAGAATAAATAAAATGTAATATATTCAGTGCGTAATATATAGCTCTTTATTTTACATACTTAATGCTACAATACTTTGGACTATAAATCAATAGTAAATTAAATTTTTTATGTATTTTTTTTATTTTTATTTATCTAATGTTCGTGTTTTTATATGTTTTGGGCAAGAAAAATCTAATAATATAGCTATAATTCCTCGTATGTAAAATTATTCCGAATATTAGTTTTTAAGCAATCTTAATATTTATATTTATTATTCTATTAACTTTTTATATTCTCCTGTTTACTATTAATCCCAAATAAACATTATTTTTGACTTACCTTTTAAATTCTTAATAGCAAAAGGATTAGTAATTATAGTATTTCTTACCAATCCTTCTACAATTAAATATTCACATCCGTATTTCTATGATATTGGAGCCATAAGTATTTTTCCTGTTCCCCTATATACGTTAACTAATCCCTCTCCTGAGACTGCTGATCCAATTAAACTTTTACTAGACTTTTCAACTCTAAACTCTAAAGAATTAGACCAAGCAATTGCAAAATTTCCATCAATCCGTACCTCATCATTATCTAATATAAATTCTATCAATTCGCTTCTTGGAACAGGACTTTCTAACACGGCTATCCCTTCACCTTTTAGACACAAATTAAATAGGCCTTCATTCCCAAGCATTGCCGAAGAAATGTTTGTCCTCGCAACTATCTTTTGCTGAACCTTAGATTCACACGCTAAGAAAAGTCCATCATCTAAAACTATCCCTCCCCATTCCGAAACTTCCTCAAGCAAAATATGCCTATATGTTGGTTCTAACATTAATAAGCCATTTCCCTGATATTTTGGTTTAATAGCAGACTCTTTTGTTACCTTTGATGATATAGCTTTTCCAAAAAAATCACCAATTCCCTTAATATCAGCAGCCATACTCACAGATCCTGCTGTCCACTGCATTACCCCGGAACTTATTGTGTAAGCATTACCATTCAACTCGATTAAAACCTGTCTTTTTCTAACATTCATCTCTGAAGCAAAATACGCAGACATTGCAGTTGCAGTACTTACACTCAAATCCTTTTTGTATTCAAGAACCTTAACGCCTCCTCTTGATTCTACAACTTCAATATTTTTATTTTCAAAAAGATTCTTACACTTTACCATCACAAACTCTCTCCTTTATTCTTTGACTATATATTTATTATATAGTCTATGTTAATTAATTACATTATTATGTATACAGGTAATAATATAGATTTTTACATAGGCATCAAACAATTAATTAAGCTTCTTCCACTTATAAAACGTAATATTCAAAAATACAGTTTGTAGCTTACTTTTTTGAATATAATGCAATTTCAGCAAGCACCTTTATTTAGAAAATACTAAAAACTATATTTACTATTTAATTATATTTACTCAAACTCAAATAAAAGCAACATAAATAAATCAGATAATAAATTAAGCCTTATAATTAAGATTTAACTTGCTATCTGATTTATCTTTATTACTGTTTAAATAAACAATCTCCATTTTTCTATTTTATAGACTCTCTATACTCCTTAAAAGCCTTAGCTATACTAGGGTTACTTTCTATAAATTGTACAAAATCCTGAAAGCATTTTGATGTTTCTTTACTTACAGTATGTTCTATCTTTTCTGTTTCATCTAATATTTCTTTATCAGGAATATCGAGTATCCTTAGAAAATTCTCAATAATATGATGCCTGTTAAGAAGTGCGGCGCCGAGTTTTTTACCACTTTCTTCAAGTATTATAATTCCATATTTTTCATACTTTACAAGTCTTTCCTCAGATAATTTCTGCACCATCCTTGTGGCAGAAGGAGGTTGAACATTAAGTGCATTTGAAAGTTCATTAATTCTTAAATACCCTTTATTCAATGACAATCTATATATCATCTCAAGGTAATCTTCCATGGACGCAGTTAGCTTGCTGTCTTCTTTCTTCATATATTCGTTAAAAGTATAGAAATCATTTTTAGCCATATACTTACTCGCTCCCCGTAATAATCTACTTAATAAATTATATGCTTTGATGGCGAAAAAGTTACTTTACTGTAACATTTAGAATATTATTGCATAACTTATAATATAAAATAATTTAGACTAGGCTAAGAAAGTTAACTGATAATAACTATCTTAATTACATATAAGATTAAAAAAATTAGACACATAAAAAATAAAGTAAGAAAGGTGATGTATTTTCTTGGAGAACGAAAGAGGTTTAAGAAGCACTGATGTATCTGTTACTGGATTTGTTCCATTTAAAAAAGACAGGAGTGCTCGTATTGGTAAGTTTAGTCAATTATTAAAATATTTAGGTCCAGCTTTTATTGTAAGTGTAGCATATATAGATCCTGGCAACTTTGCAACTAATATTAGTGGAGGATCGGAATTTGGTTATGCGTTAATTTGGGTAATTTTATTTAGTAACTTAATGGCTATCTTTTTACAGATAATGTCTGCAAAATTAGGAATAGCTACAGGCCACAACCTTCCAGAAATGTGTGCTAAAGTATTTTCTAAAAAAACCAATTGGGTATTTTGGATTGTTGCAGAAATAGGTGCAATGGCAACTGACTTAGCAGAATTTCTAGGTGGAACTTTGGGATTATATTTATTGTTCCATATACCAATGATATATGCTGGATTTATTACAGGAATAATAACATTCTTCATTTGTTATATGGAAAAGTATGGTCAAAAAACTATAGAAATAATAATATCAGTTCTTGTTGCAATAATCTGTATTGCATATACAATAGAATTATTTCTTGCCAAACCTGATTGGTTTCAAGTAGGCATTCATACAATAATTCCATCACTGCCAAATAGTCAGGCATTATTAATCGCAGTAGGAATGCTTGGTGCAACAGTTATGCCTCACGTAATATACCTTCATTCACATTTGGTTCAGCATAGAGGAACTGATACATCCATTGAAGGAAAACTAAGACATTTAAAAATGGAAAAAATTGATGTAACAATAGCTATGAATATTGCCTTTATAGTGAATGCTGCAATGGTTATTGTATCTGCTGCTGTATTCAATAAAAATGGATTAATTGTTGATACAATGGAGCAAGCCCATGCATCATTACAACCTTTACTAGGTTCATTATCTAGCGGAGCTTTTGGGATAGCGTTACTTGCCTCAGGTTTGTCATCATCTGCTGTGGGTACTATGGCAGGTCAAACAATTATGAAGGGTTTTGTTAATTTAAGTATACCAATTAATATTAGAAGACTTATAACTATGATGCCCGCATTGGCTATAATTGCACTTGGAATAAATCCAATGAATGCCCTTGTTTTAAGCCAAGTGGCACTTAGCTTCATATTGCCATTTCCGATAATACAAATGCTAACTATAGCTAGGCGTAAGGATTTAATGGGTATTATGGCAAATCGCAATTGGGTAAGAATTTTAGGTATTATCATCGCGGCTATAATCATATCACTAAATATGGTTCTCTTATATTTAACATTTACTGGCCAAGCTTAATAGTAATATTTTAGGAGTGTTTTGTGATTAAGTCTATTAACATGTTAAAAGATAAAAACTCTTCTTTTCGGTATTCCAGAGCCTTAGAAGAGTTTTCCTCCCACTATTAATTTAATCCACACATTTTTGAATGGACATCTTGTAAAATACAACTTAAATATCTTTATGTATTTAATCGATGTTAGTAATTAAACGTAATTTCGCTTAAAAATTCTTAATCACCACACAAATTCACAACCATATATTAAATATAAGTAATAATTAAGAAGGAATGACATCTATGATATTAATTTTATCTGCTTTATTATTTAGTTTATCTTCTAACTTAGATAATTTAGTTATAGGTATTGCATATGGAATAAAAAAAATAAGAATAGACACAACTGCAAATCTTATAGTAGCACTTGTAACTTCTACTGGAACATTTTTATCTATGTTACTTGGAATATATGTATCTAAATTTTTACCAAGCTTTTTATCAAATAGCTTAGGTGCTGGAATTATTATAATTCTAGGATTATACTTTGTAATTCAAAGTATTTTTAAACTTATAAATAATAAAAAAATAAAAGAGCTCGCTTTAAAGAATACTAATGATATGATCGAATATGCAGAAAAATCAGATTTAGATAAGTCAGGAGATATAGATAAAAAAGAAGCCTTTTTGGTAGCTTTTGCATTAACATTTAATAACTTTGGTACAGGAGTTGCTGCAAGCGTGACAGGCGTTAATATAGAACTTACAGTCATATTAACATTTATATTAAGTATTTGTACACTTAAACTTGGCGAAAGAGCTGGAAACCATATCTTAGGCGAATTTTTAGGTAAATTTGCTCCGTTAATTTCAGGACTCTTACTTATAAGCCTCGGAGTCATAGAATTATTTAACTAATAGATTTAGGTTAATATGGTTTACTAAAATCGTAACATAATAAATTTAAGAACAATTATAAATTTTAGGAATGAAAGTATTTCTATAAACAGAAATGCTTTCATTCTCAATTTGTTATATAAAAAATCACTTATAAAAAGATATTAAATATCATATTTTATAATTTAAGTCTTTTATTGTAGTCTTTAATAATTCCAATAGATTTTTTTAATTCTGCCTTTTCACTTTCAATTAAGTGATATTCAACAAGTTCCTTCACTCCTTGATTATTTAAAACCGCTGGAACACCTGCATATGTGTCGCTTTCACCATACTCTCCATTAAGCATAGCCGATACAGGAATAACTTTATTTTCATCACGTAATATTGCTTTTACAATCTGAACAGTAGTTGCTGCAATACCAAAAGTAGTTGCACCTTTAGCATTTACAATACGATATGCTATTTTCTTAATATCTTCCGTTACTGAATTTAAATTAAAGCCTTTTAATCTCATTTTATTGTCATTGATTATATCTAAAAACTTTTTACCCCCAACTGTAATTTGACTCCATGGAATTATCTGCGAATCTCCATGTTCTCCCATGCACAAAGCATGAACACTTTGTGGATCAACACTCATAACATCAGCTAAATGATATTTCAAACGTGCTGAATCTAGAGCTGTTCCTGTTCCAATAACTTTGCTTGCTGGTAAACCTGAAAGTTTATGCACATAGTATGACATAACATCTACAGGATTTGTTATCACAACTATTATGCCTGAAAATCCACTTTTCATGATGTTCGGCACTATATTATTCATTATTCCTGCAGCTTTTTCTAACATATCTAATCTTGTTTGACCTGTAATATAAGGTAACGCAGCTGCAATCACAACTATATCTGCATCAGTGCATTCTTCGTACTCCCCATTTTTCACCCTCATCTTACTTCCGCTATATCCAAGAGAATGCTGTAAATCCGTTGCTTCAGCCCATGATTTTTCTTTATTTATATCAATCAATATTAAATCATCACAAGCATGATTCATTACCATGTCAAATGCTACCGCTGCCCCAACAGAACCCGTTCCAACTATTACTACTTTACTTCTTCCAATTGCCATATATATCCCCCTATACTAATTTTGGTACTGTCAAAGTTTTTTATCTAACTAAGGCAGCAACCCTTTAATTTTTCTTATTTTTTATATAAATAACTTGCCACCCCCAAAAAGTTAAGATATTTTATACTTGCAAAACAAAAACACTGAACTAAAAAAGGAGGCAAGCTATTACCATGATTAATAAGTTTCTTCTTGAAACTGTAATTTATCTTATTGAAATTATAAAGTATCTCATGACTTTGCTGGTTGGCAAAAACTTGCTTAAAAGCATTTCGGACGAACCTGTTAAGAAAGAATACCGAAAGCTTCAAGTAGATGATCAACCAATCTTTGATGTTCCCGAAAAACTTAACTATAAGCTTCTAATAGCTGAATATGAGTTTAAGCACGGCAAAGAATTTGCTCCTGTGAAACCTCGCAAAAACAAAGCGTTAGCTCCTAAGGATGTTATCTGTCCTAAGTGTGGTGCTCCACATACCTATCTTTACGATAATAACGGAGGCCGAGGACAATATCTTTGCAAAGTCTGTGATACCACATTCAATCCTAAAAATTACTATCAGAAATCCATAGTGTTAAGATGTCCTCACTGCAGTAAAACACTTGAAAGAATCAAGGCGCGTAAGGATTTCTACGTTTATAAGTGTAAGAATGATAATTGCTCTTTTTACCAAAATAATCTTAAATCAATGACAAAATCTGAAAAACAAGATTTTAAGAAGAATCCTGGTAAGTTCAAAGTTAGATACATATTTAGAGATTTCACTTTTGACTTTAAGCCACTTTCTAAAGAAAGTCCGGTAAAATCAAAGGTTTCTCTTCCAAACATTATGATTTCTTCTTACACCTTAGGACTCATTCTAACTTACTACGTTAACTACGGTTTATCTTCCAGAAAGACAGCTGCATTGCTTAAAGATATTCATGATATTAAAATATCTCATCAAGCAATTTTAAACTATGTTAATGCCGTTTCA from the Clostridium beijerinckii genome contains:
- a CDS encoding DJ-1/PfpI family protein; the protein is MRKILMLAGDFTEDYEVMVPYQALEMLGFKVNVVCPEKNAGEYIKTSIHDFEGHQTYTEKLGHNFLLNMSFDYLKLEEYDGLYITGGRAPEYLRLNTRVIDIVKYFMELKKPVAAICHGIQILTAADIIKGRKLTGYPAVKPEVVMARGIFIDKNPDETVVDGNLITSPAWPGNTAILKDFLNILNVKIQL
- a CDS encoding GlcG/HbpS family heme-binding protein, with the protein product MINEDLIKKLSSDLISSIKTPKLTLKMAKEILEKAERKAESINVPVVIALVDDGGNLIAQHRMDNSILISIKVSFNKAYTALALKMSTERLNDLVLPGKPLYGLENTGHGELCILGGGIPIVSNGNIIGAIGVSGGSIDEDIQIAQAALK
- the mntR gene encoding transcriptional regulator MntR — encoded protein: MAKNDFYTFNEYMKKEDSKLTASMEDYLEMIYRLSLNKGYLRINELSNALNVQPPSATRMVQKLSEERLVKYEKYGIIILEESGKKLGAALLNRHHIIENFLRILDIPDKEILDETEKIEHTVSKETSKCFQDFVQFIESNPSIAKAFKEYRESIK
- a CDS encoding NCS2 family permease, whose protein sequence is MLEKIFHLSKNKTTVKTEMLAGLTTFLTMAYILVVNPSILSQSGMDVSAVFTATALASFIGTVIMALIANYPFGMAPGMGLNALFTFTICLGMKFSWQTALAASLIEGFIFMALNIFKIRQVIIDSVPPTLKYAISIGIGFFITFIGLQDAKMIVANQATLVGIGNLKDPTVLLAGLGVIIISILYYKNVKGSFIIGMFSVYVLGMIFGVAKVPTGIISMPPSVAPIFMQFDFKSAMVIGIIPAILSMLFIDVFDSIGTLIGLASKAGYLDEKGNVKNADKVLTADAIGSVVGACLGTSTPVAFVESAAGIAEGGRTGLAGLTIAGLFFLSLFFSPILTAIPGFATAPVLIVLGAVMMEPISKVNFSDFTEGMPVFLTLILTLLTYSITDGLAFGFVSYVLIKLFTGKSKDIPVPMYFIALAFVGLFALM
- a CDS encoding BMC domain-containing protein, coding for MKLNDLQINKTDLMRIIQETVPGKQITMAHVIASPDSIIYKKLGLDPKIDYNRAAIGILTVTPSETSIIAADIAIKASAIEIGFIDRFSGTLIITGTISDVVIALDSILNYAKNTLGFNVCNLTKA
- a CDS encoding EutP/PduV family microcompartment system protein; the protein is MRKIILVGRTGCGKTTLTQALKGKEITYHKTQYVNNFDVIIDTPGEYAENKKLARALILYSYEADVVGLLMSSLEEYSLYSPNIAAGATREVVGIVTQIDNKNARADLAEAWLSLAGCKKIFHISSYTGEGIPNLLDYLKEDDDILPWEK
- a CDS encoding AIM24 family protein; the encoded protein is MVKCKNLFENKNIEVVESRGGVKVLEYKKDLSVSTATAMSAYFASEMNVRKRQVLIELNGNAYTISSGVMQWTAGSVSMAADIKGIGDFFGKAISSKVTKESAIKPKYQGNGLLMLEPTYRHILLEEVSEWGGIVLDDGLFLACESKVQQKIVARTNISSAMLGNEGLFNLCLKGEGIAVLESPVPRSELIEFILDNDEVRIDGNFAIAWSNSLEFRVEKSSKSLIGSAVSGEGLVNVYRGTGKILMAPIS
- a CDS encoding Nramp family divalent metal transporter, whose protein sequence is MENERGLRSTDVSVTGFVPFKKDRSARIGKFSQLLKYLGPAFIVSVAYIDPGNFATNISGGSEFGYALIWVILFSNLMAIFLQIMSAKLGIATGHNLPEMCAKVFSKKTNWVFWIVAEIGAMATDLAEFLGGTLGLYLLFHIPMIYAGFITGIITFFICYMEKYGQKTIEIIISVLVAIICIAYTIELFLAKPDWFQVGIHTIIPSLPNSQALLIAVGMLGATVMPHVIYLHSHLVQHRGTDTSIEGKLRHLKMEKIDVTIAMNIAFIVNAAMVIVSAAVFNKNGLIVDTMEQAHASLQPLLGSLSSGAFGIALLASGLSSSAVGTMAGQTIMKGFVNLSIPINIRRLITMMPALAIIALGINPMNALVLSQVALSFILPFPIIQMLTIARRKDLMGIMANRNWVRILGIIIAAIIISLNMVLLYLTFTGQA
- a CDS encoding L-lactate dehydrogenase — its product is MAIGRSKVVIVGTGSVGAAVAFDMVMNHACDDLILIDINKEKSWAEATDLQHSLGYSGSKMRVKNGEYEECTDADIVVIAAALPYITGQTRLDMLEKAAGIMNNIVPNIMKSGFSGIIVVITNPVDVMSYYVHKLSGLPASKVIGTGTALDSARLKYHLADVMSVDPQSVHALCMGEHGDSQIIPWSQITVGGKKFLDIINDNKMRLKGFNLNSVTEDIKKIAYRIVNAKGATTFGIAATTVQIVKAILRDENKVIPVSAMLNGEYGESDTYAGVPAVLNNQGVKELVEYHLIESEKAELKKSIGIIKDYNKRLKL
- the ytaF gene encoding sporulation membrane protein YtaF, which encodes MILILSALLFSLSSNLDNLVIGIAYGIKKIRIDTTANLIVALVTSTGTFLSMLLGIYVSKFLPSFLSNSLGAGIIIILGLYFVIQSIFKLINNKKIKELALKNTNDMIEYAEKSDLDKSGDIDKKEAFLVAFALTFNNFGTGVAASVTGVNIELTVILTFILSICTLKLGERAGNHILGEFLGKFAPLISGLLLISLGVIELFN
- a CDS encoding AAA family ATPase, which codes for MDKFVIAITRTCGSGGTTIGKMLSKDLGINMYDRELLRLASDDSGINEALFANADEGVKNSLLYKVSKKVYNGELIPPESNDFTSNDNLFNYQAKVLRELADKESYVVIGRCADYILKDKPNIFKIFIHASEDYCIKHEMDILGASEKEAIKEIKKLNKYRSDYYYYHTGNKWEDVKNYDLSLDTSKLGFEKCVKYIKKYVKLRMEL